The genomic region GGCACATTGTCATCGGTGTGGCCAGCCTTGAGGCTATCGAGCAATTCATTGCTGCGCAGCATCAGCGGTGGCGGCAGGCTGCGGGCCAGTTGTTCGCGGATCACCTGATCGACCGGGCGGGCGCTGCCGGACAGGGAAATCACCGCCGCCGCATCGACTTTCGGCGCGGCGAGGCTGGCAATCAGCGCGCCTTCACTGTGGCCGAGCAGGATCAATTTGCCGAAACGCGGGTCGGCTTTGAGCTTCTGCCCCCACGCCACCGCGTCCGCCGCGTAGGCTTCCACCGACAAATTGCGCTCATCCGGCGTCGCCGCCAGGCTCGCCGCAACACCGCGCTTGTCGTAACGCACGCTGGCGATGTTGTGTTTGGCCAGCACCCAGGCCAGGCGCTTGAGGCTGTCATTGCGCCCGCCGTCGGGGTTGTTTCCGTCGCGATCCGTAGGACCCGAGCCAGAAATAATCAGGACAACCGGCACCGGGTTGTCAGACTTTGGCAGCAGCAGCGAACCGAAAAGTTCGCCGGTGCCGGTATCCAAAGTAACCGGGCGTTGTAGGACCGTCGCTTGGGCAAAGCCCGTAAAGAGGGTAAGACTCAAGATCAAAACTCGCAGCATCATCACGCCATCATTCGTCAAGGTGCCGGTTGGACTCGCCAGCACCACTAAGGTTCGAGGATGAACTACTCGGTTAGCCTGCGTATACTGGCGCGCATCACGAATTTGGGTTTGATTTCACGGAGCGTCCTGCATGTCCGGCAATACCTACGGCAAGTTGTTCACTGTCACCACCGCTGGCGAAAGCCATGGTCCGGCGTTGGTCGCCAT from Pseudomonas tensinigenes harbors:
- a CDS encoding alpha/beta hydrolase gives rise to the protein MMLRVLILSLTLFTGFAQATVLQRPVTLDTGTGELFGSLLLPKSDNPVPVVLIISGSGPTDRDGNNPDGGRNDSLKRLAWVLAKHNIASVRYDKRGVAASLAATPDERNLSVEAYAADAVAWGQKLKADPRFGKLILLGHSEGALIASLAAPKVDAAAVISLSGSARPVDQVIREQLARSLPPPLMLRSNELLDSLKAGHTDDNVPQPLQVIFRPSVQPYLISLFRQDPAKAFAQLQMPALIVQGSNDMQVGVGDAQALKAAKPDAELAVIDGMNHVMRIVHNDMKRQLASYKDPNLPLAAELGAKIIEFIDGLRAS